Proteins found in one Nitratiruptor sp. SB155-2 genomic segment:
- a CDS encoding FAD-dependent oxidoreductase yields MVDILVIGSGGAGLSAALRAKELGKDVLVVTKKLPTQAQTSMAQGGINAALRSPDSVESHIEDTLRSSEGLADSKVVEYVCNEAPKVIHWLDSIGMPFDRNGTAIAQRKLGGASYPRACYAQDYTGLKILHTLYDNALKAGITFLDEHFLLNIIEEDGVCKGATFLDIKTSAVKQILAKSVILATGGYAKIYEQFSTNGIGAYGEGVAAAMRAGAKLSDLEFIQFHPTALKKSSILISEAARGAGGKLINQDGQRFTDELTTRDKLARAIYEEIEKGNEVFLDITHLGEDFIEKNLPQERKLALIYEGVDPVKEPVPIKPAAHYTMGGIDVDENLQTSIKHLFAVGECSNAKLHGANRLGGNSLLEIVALGRLAGENAASVQNAVEEKEYERTKIDQNFIHAVFALPNQIDFFERQEMLSKILYHNCGIVREELALKGVLSVIRQHQRELAFMGIKDKSPLYNTELIRFFEYGNVVELSEAVLVGAIQRCESRGAHFRKDYPKKDDDKFLAHTIIWKEDGVLCADFVTIST; encoded by the coding sequence ATGGTTGATATATTGGTAATAGGCAGCGGTGGAGCTGGTCTCAGTGCGGCTTTAAGGGCGAAAGAGCTTGGAAAAGATGTACTGGTCGTCACTAAGAAGCTTCCAACACAGGCGCAAACCTCTATGGCCCAAGGAGGGATCAACGCGGCTTTACGTTCCCCAGATTCAGTTGAATCGCACATTGAAGATACACTGCGTTCATCCGAAGGATTGGCCGATTCAAAAGTGGTTGAGTATGTATGCAATGAGGCTCCAAAAGTTATCCATTGGCTCGATTCCATCGGGATGCCTTTTGATAGAAATGGTACAGCAATAGCACAGCGAAAACTTGGTGGCGCTTCGTATCCAAGAGCGTGTTATGCGCAAGACTATACGGGACTAAAAATTTTGCACACACTCTATGACAATGCATTGAAAGCAGGTATCACTTTTTTAGATGAACATTTTTTACTCAATATCATTGAAGAGGATGGCGTTTGCAAAGGGGCTACCTTTTTGGATATCAAAACAAGTGCGGTAAAACAGATTCTTGCAAAGTCGGTTATCTTGGCAACGGGGGGATATGCCAAAATCTACGAACAGTTTAGTACCAACGGCATCGGAGCCTATGGTGAAGGTGTGGCGGCTGCAATGAGAGCTGGGGCGAAGCTGAGTGATCTTGAATTTATTCAATTCCATCCTACAGCATTGAAAAAAAGCTCTATTTTGATAAGTGAGGCGGCACGGGGTGCGGGAGGAAAGCTGATCAACCAAGATGGCCAAAGATTCACTGATGAACTGACTACCAGAGACAAACTCGCTCGTGCAATCTATGAAGAGATAGAAAAAGGAAATGAGGTCTTTTTGGATATCACCCATTTGGGAGAAGATTTTATCGAGAAAAACCTTCCTCAAGAAAGAAAGTTGGCTCTCATTTATGAAGGCGTGGATCCCGTTAAAGAACCTGTTCCCATTAAACCGGCTGCACACTACACGATGGGTGGAATCGACGTGGATGAAAATCTTCAAACATCCATAAAACATCTCTTTGCCGTAGGAGAATGTAGCAATGCGAAACTGCACGGAGCAAATCGTCTTGGCGGAAATTCATTGCTCGAGATCGTAGCACTTGGCAGATTGGCTGGAGAGAACGCGGCATCGGTACAAAATGCAGTGGAGGAAAAAGAGTATGAACGGACAAAAATTGATCAAAACTTTATACATGCCGTTTTCGCTCTTCCTAATCAGATAGATTTTTTTGAGCGCCAGGAGATGCTCAGTAAAATTTTGTATCACAACTGCGGGATAGTGAGAGAAGAGTTGGCCCTGAAAGGCGTTTTGTCTGTCATTCGCCAGCACCAAAGAGAATTGGCTTTCATGGGGATAAAAGATAAAAGTCCGCTCTATAACACAGAACTGATTCGATTTTTTGAGTATGGAAATGTGGTCGAGCTAAGTGAAGCCGTTCTGGTTGGGGCCATTCAAAGATGTGAAAGCCGAGGTGCCCATTTTCGAAAAGATTATCCCAAAAAAGATGATGATAAGTTTTTGGCCCATACGATTATTTGGAAAGAAGATGGAGTGCTTTGTGCCGATTTTGTCACTATAAGTACGTGA
- the queF gene encoding preQ(1) synthase: protein MRYGEKEIQEFDPKKDLEIWPNKHNKPYKIKITLPEFSCLCPRSGYPDYATMHLEYIPDQYVVELKALKLYINSFRNRYISHEDSTNEIFDTLYSKLKPKYMRLVADFNPRGNVHTLIEIDSEEIEKVSNG, encoded by the coding sequence ATGCGATATGGTGAAAAAGAGATACAAGAGTTCGATCCCAAAAAAGATCTAGAAATTTGGCCCAACAAACACAATAAACCTTACAAAATAAAAATAACTCTTCCAGAATTTAGCTGTCTTTGTCCAAGAAGCGGATATCCAGATTATGCAACAATGCATCTAGAATACATTCCAGATCAGTATGTTGTGGAGCTTAAAGCACTGAAACTCTATATCAACTCCTTTCGTAACCGTTACATCTCCCATGAGGATAGTACAAACGAGATTTTCGATACCCTCTATAGTAAACTGAAGCCAAAATATATGCGACTTGTAGCCGATTTTAATCCAAGAGGCAATGTCCATACCTTGATAGAGATCGATAGTGAAGAGATTGAAAAGGTCAGCAATGGTTGA
- a CDS encoding sensor domain-containing protein: MGPELFAFTKEIDKLPAFILLYREKIIYANRFTRDFFGYSLDDLQKRYVWDFISDENIKKDIQNRVLQRISGKYFEKYEKVFTVSTTQGHFLLKGVADTIQLDGQYYGVLVSLDCTDELKETKLLENIFKYAPDIIVQLDRNGIIKVKSNAVTILGYDLKDVVGKNIFDFIHPDDKEKFQTLLSKAFDNKGKSFFIEYRVLNAKGRYVWLEGNITVPPDENEAILIERDITQRKKIQEKILHLTYFDPLTKLPNRVLFEESLRGVVFQSRYVALIMVKITNVEQLQINCTKKEIFHRLKEIFEQLFSHSLMGITLMHEFMIAFPFHEYEEYRQLDTILKKLQTELSSFEACSKKILIHYNIGIALYPKSAKNTEDLINLAQIALYQSIKKGPNNIEFFSKDIQKKYEREQKILEYLPNAIKNRELQLFYQPIFDIKTLQCIGFETLIRWFSKELGIVPPSEFIPIAETNGFISEITDFVLESAMGAMQEFKKSYFIAVNFSAKDFKSQNLIDRIVKKAKNIDFDLSRLVMEITETTAMEDPELAKIVIQKAKSYGIQVALDDFGTGYSSMSYLSSFDVDKIKIDLSFVIDIVTNKKNEFIVRTIIDLAHSLGAKALAEGIENEEILEKLKSFGCDEGQGYYYLPSVSLEKIREFLGEKNEK, translated from the coding sequence ATGGGGCCAGAACTCTTTGCTTTTACAAAAGAGATAGACAAGCTTCCCGCTTTTATACTCCTTTATCGTGAAAAGATTATCTATGCCAATAGATTCACAAGAGATTTTTTCGGCTACTCTCTTGATGATCTTCAAAAAAGATATGTTTGGGATTTCATTTCTGATGAAAATATCAAAAAAGATATACAAAATAGAGTTTTGCAAAGAATTTCTGGGAAATATTTTGAAAAGTATGAAAAGGTATTTACTGTTTCTACTACCCAGGGTCATTTTCTTTTAAAAGGAGTAGCCGATACCATCCAGTTGGATGGACAATATTATGGCGTACTTGTTTCATTGGATTGTACAGATGAATTGAAAGAGACAAAACTTCTTGAAAATATATTCAAATACGCTCCAGATATTATCGTTCAACTCGATCGAAATGGAATCATTAAAGTCAAAAGCAATGCAGTAACTATATTGGGATACGATCTGAAAGATGTTGTCGGAAAAAATATATTTGATTTTATTCATCCCGATGATAAAGAAAAGTTTCAAACTCTCCTTTCAAAAGCCTTTGACAATAAAGGAAAATCCTTTTTTATCGAATATCGTGTTTTGAATGCAAAAGGGAGATATGTTTGGTTGGAGGGAAATATCACCGTACCGCCAGATGAAAATGAAGCGATTTTGATCGAAAGAGATATCACCCAAAGAAAAAAGATTCAAGAAAAGATTCTCCATCTTACCTATTTTGATCCTTTAACGAAACTTCCAAACAGAGTGCTGTTTGAAGAGAGTCTTCGAGGTGTGGTTTTTCAAAGTAGATATGTGGCGCTTATTATGGTGAAAATAACGAACGTAGAGCAGTTACAGATCAATTGTACAAAAAAGGAGATATTTCATCGATTAAAAGAGATATTTGAGCAACTGTTTAGTCATTCCCTTATGGGTATTACATTGATGCATGAGTTTATGATAGCTTTTCCTTTTCATGAGTATGAGGAGTATAGGCAACTTGATACCATTTTAAAAAAATTACAAACGGAACTTTCATCCTTTGAGGCATGTTCAAAAAAGATACTTATCCATTACAACATCGGTATCGCTTTATATCCAAAATCGGCTAAAAATACAGAGGATTTGATCAATCTCGCCCAGATCGCCTTGTACCAGTCTATCAAAAAAGGTCCAAACAATATAGAGTTTTTTTCCAAAGATATCCAGAAGAAGTATGAAAGAGAACAAAAAATTTTGGAGTATCTTCCAAATGCTATCAAAAATAGGGAATTGCAGCTCTTTTATCAACCCATTTTTGATATCAAAACTTTACAGTGCATAGGTTTTGAAACACTGATTCGTTGGTTTTCTAAAGAGTTAGGGATCGTTCCTCCAAGCGAATTTATTCCGATTGCAGAAACAAACGGTTTTATTTCTGAAATAACCGATTTCGTTCTTGAAAGCGCTATGGGGGCAATGCAAGAATTCAAAAAATCATATTTTATAGCCGTCAATTTTTCCGCAAAAGATTTTAAATCCCAAAATCTTATTGATCGAATTGTGAAAAAGGCGAAAAATATAGATTTTGATCTCTCAAGACTTGTGATGGAGATAACAGAAACAACGGCTATGGAAGATCCTGAACTGGCCAAGATTGTCATACAGAAAGCAAAATCGTACGGGATACAGGTTGCTCTGGATGATTTTGGCACAGGATACTCATCTATGAGTTATCTCTCTTCGTTTGATGTGGATAAGATTAAAATTGATCTGAGTTTTGTGATAGATATAGTAACCAATAAGAAAAATGAGTTTATTGTGCGAACGATCATCGATCTTGCCCATTCTCTTGGTGCAAAAGCCTTGGCAGAGGGTATTGAAAATGAAGAGATTTTGGAGAAACTGAAAAGTTTCGGGTGTGATGAGGGACAAGGGTATTACTATTTGCCCTCCGTTTCTTTGGAGAAGATTCGAGAATTTTTAGGAGAAAAAAATGAAAAATAA
- a CDS encoding GGDEF domain-containing protein, giving the protein MYAQKEDRKKKLLFSIRVAFPILFLFGLLFFVVVFEKRSVWYDLFIIFLGTIAAVYYIFLMLFSQIREKIVDDISQAFNRNYIKKLVEKSDEKSDIVLISIDNIKEINERYGIENGDAVLRKFAFVLDAFFSKYFKEIPIGRIKAGDFLLILPNSEKIEAILKEFLETYDNSFLDNFQIRLLASFMQKDHLTFKQLVDGLYEDIYYCQNNCIGERRERHLKKRRDILRLERQVNKAIDQKKLELLFQPAFNCHTKQYDLVQTIVKLKDENGSIIHPSQFYPVINRLGLENRFDLVLTEKLLQTVSKDLPTQQLFFCIPISPFSFRNRRFALQFFKLFDSLREDTCRFVIQFHETTLHKNTYFSEKIVQEYKKRNFLLAFDHFGTSGTSIDYLKDIAIDFVFFDKMYTKKLEEQRYQTVLKYWIDMLHALDVQAVLPFIDKEENVQKCESLGVDYIQGYAVAPLMEYKTLKEFIGEKHAIW; this is encoded by the coding sequence GTGTATGCACAAAAAGAGGATAGAAAGAAAAAGCTTCTTTTCTCCATTCGAGTAGCTTTCCCTATCCTCTTTCTTTTCGGACTACTCTTTTTTGTTGTTGTTTTTGAAAAACGCTCCGTATGGTATGATCTTTTTATCATTTTTCTTGGAACCATAGCAGCAGTCTACTACATCTTTTTAATGCTCTTTTCTCAAATCCGTGAAAAAATAGTCGATGATATCTCTCAAGCTTTCAATCGCAACTACATCAAAAAACTTGTTGAAAAGAGTGATGAGAAGAGTGATATCGTTTTGATTTCTATCGACAATATTAAAGAGATCAATGAGCGATACGGTATCGAAAATGGTGATGCAGTTCTTCGCAAATTCGCTTTTGTTTTAGATGCATTCTTTTCCAAGTACTTCAAAGAGATACCGATAGGCAGAATAAAAGCCGGCGATTTTTTACTGATTTTGCCAAATAGCGAGAAGATCGAAGCAATTTTGAAAGAGTTTTTGGAGACCTACGACAACTCCTTTTTAGATAATTTCCAAATAAGGCTTCTTGCAAGCTTTATGCAAAAAGATCATCTTACTTTCAAACAGTTGGTTGATGGGCTTTATGAAGACATCTACTATTGCCAAAACAACTGTATCGGGGAAAGACGAGAGCGCCACTTAAAAAAAAGGAGAGATATTTTAAGACTTGAACGGCAGGTCAACAAGGCAATTGATCAAAAAAAGTTGGAACTCCTTTTCCAACCGGCATTCAACTGTCATACGAAACAGTATGATCTTGTACAAACGATCGTAAAACTCAAAGATGAAAACGGATCCATTATCCATCCAAGCCAGTTTTATCCCGTCATTAACAGGCTCGGCCTCGAAAATCGGTTTGATCTTGTGTTAACGGAGAAGCTGTTGCAAACAGTTTCGAAAGATCTTCCTACACAGCAGCTGTTTTTTTGCATTCCTATCTCACCTTTTTCTTTTCGAAACAGAAGATTTGCTTTGCAGTTTTTCAAACTTTTTGATAGTTTGAGAGAAGATACCTGTCGTTTCGTTATACAGTTTCATGAAACCACTTTGCACAAAAATACATACTTTTCCGAAAAGATAGTACAAGAGTATAAAAAGAGAAACTTCCTTCTTGCTTTTGATCATTTTGGAACTTCGGGGACTTCTATCGATTACCTCAAAGATATAGCGATAGATTTTGTTTTTTTTGATAAGATGTATACAAAAAAATTGGAAGAACAAAGATACCAAACGGTTCTCAAATATTGGATCGATATGTTGCATGCACTTGATGTACAAGCTGTTTTGCCATTTATCGATAAAGAAGAGAACGTTCAAAAATGCGAATCGTTAGGAGTAGATTATATCCAAGGTTATGCTGTTGCCCCTTTGATGGAATACAAAACATTGAAAGAATTTATAGGAGAGAAACATGCGATATGGTGA